In a single window of the Nocardioides sp. L-11A genome:
- a CDS encoding penicillin-binding protein 2, with translation MNKPIRAVSIFCMFLFLALMANVTYVQFWKSDDYNTDPRNARVAEASYSRERGQILVGDQPVAESKKSDDRYKYLRVYPESGARMFAPVTGYLQLGSQTGIERSQNAVLTGEDPQLFVTRLVDLLKGETAQGGNVVLTLDAAAQKAAFEGLRDTLGPRGEGSVVAIQPKTGRVLAMASYPSYDPNELATHDSAKASEAYQALDADEREPLLNRALRTRLFPGSTFKLVTAAAAIEDGKYHAGDDVPAGASYQPPGTTHDIGNDGRSRCSPEKISFATAMEWSCNTTFARLAVEVGPEKMREQAEAFGFNSTSLLDLQGQVQSVYPTGVDVPDGEGGGTRELSLAETAQTGIGQNAVQSTPLQMAMVTAAIANQGKLMRPYLVEKVQTAGFNVLRTTEPETLNESAVSAATAGELTQLLEATVDNGTASPAAIPNVRVAGKTGTAQRGDSLCSAGGKPPYAWFVSFAPAEDAEVAVAVMIEEAPDRACNEIAGGQLGGPIAKAVMEAVLEK, from the coding sequence ATGAACAAGCCGATCCGCGCGGTCTCGATCTTCTGCATGTTCCTGTTCCTCGCCCTGATGGCGAATGTGACCTACGTGCAGTTCTGGAAGTCCGACGACTACAACACCGATCCCCGCAACGCCCGCGTCGCCGAGGCGTCCTACAGCCGCGAGCGCGGCCAGATCCTGGTCGGCGACCAGCCGGTCGCGGAGAGCAAGAAGTCCGACGACCGCTACAAGTACCTCCGCGTCTACCCGGAGTCGGGCGCCCGGATGTTCGCGCCGGTCACCGGCTACCTCCAGCTCGGCAGCCAGACCGGCATCGAGCGCAGCCAGAACGCCGTGCTCACCGGCGAGGACCCGCAGCTGTTCGTCACCCGGCTGGTCGACCTGCTCAAGGGCGAGACCGCGCAGGGCGGCAATGTCGTGCTCACCCTGGACGCCGCCGCGCAGAAGGCCGCCTTCGAGGGGCTGCGCGACACCCTGGGCCCGCGCGGCGAGGGCTCGGTCGTGGCGATCCAGCCGAAGACCGGCCGGGTGCTCGCGATGGCCTCCTACCCGTCGTACGACCCCAACGAGCTCGCCACCCACGACTCCGCGAAGGCGTCGGAGGCCTACCAGGCGCTCGACGCCGACGAGCGCGAGCCGTTGCTCAACCGGGCGCTGCGGACCCGGCTGTTCCCGGGCTCGACCTTCAAGCTGGTGACCGCGGCCGCGGCGATCGAGGACGGCAAGTACCACGCGGGCGACGACGTCCCCGCGGGCGCGTCGTACCAGCCGCCGGGCACCACCCACGACATCGGCAACGACGGCCGGAGCCGCTGCAGCCCCGAGAAGATCAGCTTCGCGACCGCGATGGAGTGGTCCTGCAACACCACCTTCGCGCGGCTCGCGGTCGAGGTCGGCCCGGAGAAGATGCGCGAGCAGGCGGAGGCGTTCGGCTTCAACAGCACCTCGCTGCTCGACCTGCAGGGCCAGGTCCAGTCGGTCTACCCGACCGGCGTCGACGTGCCCGACGGCGAGGGCGGCGGCACCCGCGAGCTGAGCCTCGCCGAGACGGCGCAGACCGGCATCGGCCAGAACGCCGTGCAGTCCACACCGCTGCAGATGGCGATGGTCACCGCCGCGATCGCCAACCAGGGCAAGCTGATGCGCCCCTACCTGGTCGAGAAGGTGCAGACCGCCGGGTTCAACGTGCTGCGCACCACCGAGCCGGAGACCCTCAACGAGAGCGCGGTGTCGGCCGCGACGGCCGGCGAGCTCACCCAGCTCCTCGAGGCCACGGTCGACAACGGGACGGCGTCGCCCGCCGCGATCCCCAACGTGCGCGTGGCCGGCAAGACCGGCACCGCGCAGCGCGGCGACTCCCTGTGCAGCGCCGGCGGGAAGCCGCCGTACGCCTGGTTCGTCTCGTTCGCGCCCGCGGAGGACGCCGAGGTGGCCGTGGCGGTCATGATCGAAGAGGCGCCCGACCGGGCGTGCAACGAGATCGCGGGCGGCCAGCTCGGTGGTCCGATCGCGAAGGCAGTGATGGAAGCGGTGTTGGAGAAGTGA
- a CDS encoding peptidylprolyl isomerase, giving the protein MAEPQAVLKTNKGDITLNLFPNHAPETVANFTGLATGEKAYDAGNGATGKFYDGLTFHRVIPGFMIQGGCPLGTGTGGPGYTFKDEPHPELVFDKPYLLAMANAGPGTNGSQFFITVGATTWLNFKHTIFGEVADQAGRDVVDAIAAVQTGPMDRPVEPVVIESVEIVG; this is encoded by the coding sequence ATGGCAGAGCCGCAGGCCGTCCTGAAGACCAACAAGGGCGACATCACGCTCAACCTGTTCCCGAACCACGCGCCGGAGACGGTCGCCAACTTCACCGGCCTCGCCACGGGCGAGAAGGCCTACGACGCCGGCAACGGTGCGACCGGCAAGTTCTACGACGGTCTCACCTTCCACCGGGTCATCCCCGGCTTCATGATCCAGGGCGGCTGCCCGCTCGGCACCGGCACCGGCGGACCGGGCTACACCTTCAAGGACGAGCCGCACCCCGAGCTGGTCTTCGACAAGCCCTACCTGCTCGCCATGGCCAACGCCGGCCCGGGCACCAACGGCTCGCAGTTCTTCATCACCGTCGGCGCGACCACCTGGCTGAACTTCAAGCACACCATCTTCGGCGAGGTCGCCGACCAGGCCGGCCGCGACGTCGTCGACGCCATCGCCGCCGTCCAGACCGGCCCGATGGACCGCCCGGTGGAGCCGGTCGTCATCGAGTCCGTCGAGATCGTCGGCTGA
- a CDS encoding rhomboid family intramembrane serine protease, which translates to MSTPPVGVPTCYRHSDRETWIRCQRCERPICPDCMREASVGFQCPDCVAEGRASMRQAKTAYGGQISTNPGVVSIALIGINVVVWIAIMASGRYGSRLYDLFALAARGSCRESNGSWYPFMDRASCETGTTAHWAMGVSDGAVWQLLTSMFTHVAPWHLGFNMLALWVLGPQLEALLGRARYLALYLLSGLAGSVAVYWLSGEQTTTVGASGAVFGLMGALVVVGLKVGGNVQSLLVWIGINVVLTFSLSNVSWQGHFGGLVGGAAIAAVLVFAPKDRRTAVQVGGLCAIGAVLVVATVLRTLVLA; encoded by the coding sequence ATGAGCACCCCTCCGGTCGGAGTGCCGACCTGCTACCGGCACTCCGACCGTGAGACCTGGATCCGCTGCCAGCGCTGCGAGCGGCCGATCTGTCCCGACTGCATGCGGGAGGCCTCCGTCGGCTTCCAGTGCCCCGACTGCGTGGCCGAGGGCCGCGCGTCGATGCGGCAGGCCAAGACGGCGTACGGCGGCCAGATCTCCACGAACCCCGGCGTGGTCTCGATCGCGCTGATCGGCATCAACGTCGTCGTCTGGATCGCGATCATGGCGTCCGGCCGCTACGGCAGTCGGCTCTACGACCTCTTCGCCCTCGCCGCCCGCGGGTCGTGCCGCGAGAGCAACGGCTCCTGGTACCCGTTCATGGACCGGGCGTCCTGCGAGACCGGCACCACCGCGCACTGGGCGATGGGGGTCAGCGACGGCGCCGTCTGGCAGCTGCTGACCTCGATGTTCACCCATGTCGCGCCCTGGCATCTCGGGTTCAACATGCTCGCGCTGTGGGTGCTCGGGCCCCAGCTGGAGGCGCTGCTGGGCCGCGCCCGCTATCTCGCGCTCTACCTGCTCTCCGGGCTCGCCGGCTCCGTCGCCGTCTACTGGCTCTCCGGTGAGCAGACCACCACCGTCGGCGCCTCCGGTGCCGTGTTCGGGCTGATGGGCGCGCTCGTCGTGGTCGGCCTCAAGGTCGGCGGCAACGTGCAGAGCCTGCTGGTGTGGATCGGCATCAACGTCGTCCTCACCTTCTCCCTCTCGAACGTCTCCTGGCAGGGCCACTTCGGGGGTCTGGTCGGTGGCGCCGCCATCGCCGCGGTCCTCGTCTTCGCGCCCAAGGATCGGCGTACGGCGGTTCAGGTCGGCGGGCTCTGCGCCATCGGTGCTGTGCTGGTGGTCGCCACGGTCCTGCGCACCCTCGTCCTCGCCTGA
- the pknB gene encoding Stk1 family PASTA domain-containing Ser/Thr kinase, producing MAEVRKGTDTRLGRVVAVKRLRSDLASDATFQARFRREAQSSASLNHPAIVAVYDTGEERTTHLDGSTEVVPYIVMEYVAGRTLRDILREGRKILPERALEITSGVLSALDYSHRAGIIHRDIKPGNVMLTPSGDVKVMDFGIARAMSDAQSSMTQTAAVVGTAQYLSPEQARGETVDSRSDVYSAGCLLYELLTGRPPFVGDSPVAVAYQHVREPAVPPSRHEDDLTPEVDAIVMKALAKRVEDRYQSAAQMRADIERYLAGRPVQAVIPPVTNETSVVTPRPPAPTDHGDHGSTAVRPPLPPSRDDDRRSRVGLWVVLGLLIAAIIATAYIVWPRLFDDTPPPVRVPNVIRMSEDDARNAIGDAGLEVGTVTVRNDDEIPSGSVIDQDPDGDDYVAPESKVNLVVSLGPGQFSLPSVVELKRKEAIDTLVGAGITRRNITERECDTDDDKGTVVEQNPPGNTMVDREATVELCVSDGPETVPSVVGMKQADAERAIKDAGFVPVVRSASPDDASQKKGRVTEQIPGEGTLAAGSNVVIFISTYEPAPPPTDTDGDGLPDDDETARGTDPNNPDTDGDGVSDGQEVANGTDPLNPLGREVWPGGPDSGSDGHDA from the coding sequence ATGGCCGAGGTCCGCAAGGGCACGGACACCCGGCTCGGCCGGGTCGTCGCCGTCAAGCGGCTGCGCAGCGACCTGGCCAGCGACGCGACCTTCCAGGCCCGCTTCCGCCGCGAGGCCCAGTCCTCCGCCTCGCTCAACCACCCGGCGATCGTCGCGGTCTACGACACCGGTGAGGAGCGCACCACCCACCTCGACGGCAGCACCGAGGTCGTCCCCTACATCGTCATGGAGTACGTCGCCGGGCGGACCCTGCGCGACATCCTGCGCGAGGGTCGCAAGATCCTGCCCGAGCGCGCGCTGGAGATCACCAGCGGCGTGCTGTCGGCGCTCGACTACAGCCACCGCGCGGGGATCATCCACCGCGACATCAAGCCCGGCAACGTCATGCTGACCCCGTCCGGCGACGTGAAGGTGATGGACTTCGGCATCGCCCGCGCGATGAGCGACGCCCAGTCGTCGATGACCCAGACCGCGGCCGTGGTCGGCACCGCCCAGTACCTCTCGCCCGAGCAGGCGCGCGGCGAGACCGTCGACTCCCGCTCCGACGTCTACTCCGCGGGCTGCCTGCTCTACGAGCTGCTGACCGGGCGTCCGCCGTTCGTCGGCGACTCGCCGGTGGCCGTCGCCTACCAGCACGTCCGCGAGCCCGCCGTCCCCCCGTCGCGGCACGAGGACGACCTCACCCCCGAGGTCGACGCCATCGTGATGAAGGCGCTCGCCAAGCGGGTCGAGGACCGCTACCAGTCGGCCGCGCAGATGCGTGCCGACATCGAGCGCTATCTCGCCGGCCGCCCGGTGCAGGCGGTGATCCCGCCGGTCACGAACGAGACGTCCGTCGTCACGCCGCGACCGCCCGCGCCGACCGACCACGGCGACCACGGCAGCACCGCCGTACGCCCGCCGCTGCCGCCGAGCCGGGACGACGACCGGCGCAGCCGGGTCGGGCTGTGGGTGGTGCTCGGCCTGCTCATCGCCGCGATCATCGCGACCGCGTACATCGTGTGGCCCCGGCTCTTCGACGACACCCCACCGCCCGTACGGGTGCCCAACGTGATCCGGATGAGCGAGGACGACGCCCGCAACGCGATCGGCGACGCCGGCCTCGAGGTCGGCACCGTCACCGTGCGCAATGACGACGAGATCCCCTCCGGGAGCGTCATCGACCAGGATCCCGACGGGGACGACTACGTGGCGCCGGAGTCGAAGGTCAACCTGGTGGTCTCGCTGGGCCCGGGCCAGTTCTCGCTGCCCTCGGTCGTCGAGCTCAAGCGCAAGGAGGCGATCGACACCCTCGTCGGGGCCGGGATCACCCGGCGCAATATCACCGAGCGGGAGTGCGACACCGACGACGACAAGGGCACGGTCGTCGAGCAGAACCCGCCCGGCAACACCATGGTCGACCGCGAGGCGACCGTCGAGCTGTGCGTGTCCGACGGTCCCGAGACCGTCCCCAGCGTCGTCGGCATGAAGCAGGCCGACGCCGAGCGGGCGATCAAGGACGCCGGGTTCGTACCGGTGGTCCGCAGCGCCTCGCCCGACGACGCGAGCCAGAAGAAGGGCCGGGTCACCGAGCAGATCCCGGGCGAGGGAACCCTCGCCGCCGGGTCCAATGTCGTCATCTTCATCTCGACCTACGAGCCGGCGCCGCCGCCCACCGACACCGACGGCGACGGCCTGCCCGACGACGACGAGACCGCCCGCGGCACCGACCCCAACAATCCCGACACCGACGGCGACGGGGTCAGCGACGGCCAGGAGGTCGCCAACGGCACCGACCCGCTCAACCCGCTCGGCCGCGAGGTGTGGCCGGGTGGTCCGGACTCGGGGTCCGACGGGCACGACGCCTGA
- a CDS encoding DUF881 domain-containing protein: MGTPVVVLLSGALLAVSATNSEGSDLRPGRYTDLSGLVEGEAADYRKVENRYQDLSDQVDRLTGAVSDKGVRDARREIAKLRDPAGMTPRTGPGLQITLADAPEELLDEAVERNKGLDPEQRLNLNRFVVHQQDIQALVNALWRGGATAVTIAGQRVISTTGIRCKGPVVQLQGEPFPQPYVIEAVGDQSEMYAAVASDPIVAGYRKDADNPLIEMGWSLDFESRVEAPAYDGVVDLQYARPLR, translated from the coding sequence GTGGGCACCCCTGTCGTCGTCCTGCTGAGCGGTGCGCTGCTCGCCGTCTCGGCCACCAACAGCGAGGGTTCCGACCTCCGTCCGGGCCGCTACACCGATCTGTCCGGGCTGGTCGAGGGCGAGGCCGCGGACTACCGGAAGGTGGAGAACCGCTACCAGGACCTCTCCGACCAGGTCGACCGGCTGACCGGCGCGGTCAGCGACAAGGGGGTCCGCGACGCGCGGCGTGAGATCGCCAAGCTGCGCGACCCGGCGGGGATGACGCCGCGCACCGGCCCCGGGCTCCAGATCACGCTCGCCGACGCTCCCGAGGAGCTGCTCGACGAGGCGGTCGAGCGCAACAAGGGCCTCGACCCCGAGCAGCGGCTCAACCTCAACCGGTTCGTCGTCCACCAGCAGGACATCCAGGCGCTGGTCAACGCGCTGTGGCGCGGCGGCGCGACCGCGGTGACGATCGCCGGCCAGCGGGTGATCTCGACGACCGGCATCCGGTGCAAGGGCCCGGTGGTCCAGCTCCAGGGCGAGCCCTTCCCGCAGCCGTACGTCATCGAGGCGGTCGGCGACCAGAGCGAGATGTACGCCGCGGTCGCCTCCGACCCGATCGTCGCCGGCTACCGCAAGGACGCCGACAACCCGCTCATCGAGATGGGCTGGTCGCTCGACTTCGAGAGCCGCGTCGAGGCACCGGCGTACGACGGCGTGGTCGATCTGCAGTACGCCCGGCCGCTGCGCTGA
- a CDS encoding FtsW/RodA/SpoVE family cell cycle protein — MATNSALMGFVHRRRRGAELFLLVLALIVGIGAYAAVGLGVDGEVPTNLIGYGGWLTLLVVAAHIAVRIVAPYADPVLLPVVAALNGLGLAIIHRIDLAKDTGLASQQLTWMTLGVVLFVGTLIVLPDHRLLARFTYTSGLTAIALLILPMIPGLGTQINGARIWIALGPFSFQPGEIAKVLLVITFAGYLVVHRDALALAGRRVVFVDLPRGRDLGPILMMWVVSLGILVLQRDLGSSLLFFGLFLVMLYVATERPGWLVVGALLFFGGAAVAFRIFSHVQSRVDIWLDPFADADGSGYQLVQALYGFAWGGLVGRGLGEGMPQRVPYVESDFILAAIGEELGLTAVMAVLLLYGLVVERALRAALISRDGFGKLVATGLAAVFALQVFVVIGGVTRLIPLTGLTTPFLSYGGSSLVANWVIIAILLRISDQARRPLPDLAADEAEDPDDQATQVVKVMPEWR, encoded by the coding sequence ATGGCCACCAACTCCGCGCTGATGGGATTCGTGCACCGCCGCCGGCGGGGCGCGGAGCTCTTCCTGCTCGTCCTCGCCCTGATCGTCGGCATCGGCGCCTACGCCGCCGTCGGGCTCGGCGTCGACGGCGAGGTGCCCACGAACCTGATCGGGTACGGCGGCTGGCTGACCCTGCTCGTCGTCGCCGCGCACATCGCGGTGCGCATCGTCGCGCCGTACGCCGATCCGGTGCTGCTGCCCGTCGTGGCAGCCCTCAACGGGCTGGGGCTGGCGATCATCCACCGCATCGACCTCGCCAAGGACACCGGCCTGGCCAGCCAGCAGCTGACCTGGATGACGCTCGGCGTCGTCCTCTTCGTCGGGACGCTGATCGTGCTGCCCGACCACCGGCTGCTCGCCCGGTTCACCTACACCTCGGGCCTGACCGCCATCGCGCTGCTGATCCTGCCGATGATCCCGGGGCTCGGCACCCAGATCAACGGCGCCCGGATCTGGATCGCGCTCGGCCCGTTCAGCTTCCAGCCCGGAGAGATCGCGAAGGTGCTGCTCGTCATCACCTTCGCCGGCTACCTCGTCGTCCACCGCGACGCGCTCGCCCTGGCCGGTCGGCGCGTGGTGTTCGTCGACCTGCCGCGCGGTCGCGACCTCGGTCCGATCCTGATGATGTGGGTCGTCAGCCTCGGCATCCTCGTGCTGCAGCGCGACCTCGGCTCCAGCCTGCTGTTCTTCGGCCTCTTCCTCGTCATGCTCTACGTCGCGACCGAGCGCCCGGGCTGGCTGGTCGTCGGCGCGCTGCTGTTCTTCGGCGGCGCGGCGGTCGCGTTCCGGATCTTCAGTCACGTGCAGAGCCGGGTCGACATCTGGCTCGACCCGTTCGCCGACGCCGACGGCAGCGGCTACCAGCTGGTGCAGGCGCTCTACGGCTTCGCCTGGGGCGGCCTGGTCGGCCGCGGCCTCGGCGAGGGCATGCCCCAGCGGGTGCCCTACGTCGAGTCCGACTTCATCCTGGCCGCCATCGGCGAGGAGCTCGGCCTGACCGCCGTGATGGCGGTGCTGCTGCTCTACGGCCTGGTCGTGGAGCGGGCGCTGCGCGCGGCGCTGATCTCCCGCGACGGCTTCGGCAAGCTGGTGGCCACCGGTCTCGCCGCGGTCTTCGCGCTCCAGGTCTTCGTCGTGATCGGCGGCGTCACCCGACTGATCCCGCTGACCGGTCTCACCACACCGTTCCTGTCGTACGGCGGCTCCTCCCTCGTCGCGAACTGGGTGATCATCGCCATCCTGCTGCGCATCTCCGACCAGGCCCGCCGGCCGCTGCCCGACCTGGCCGCCGACGAGGCGGAGGACCCCGACGACCAGGCCACCCAGGTCGTCAAGGTCATGCCGGAATGGCGGTGA
- a CDS encoding serine/threonine-protein kinase, with the protein MTEQSRYADRAGRYRLDSMIATGGMGVVWRGTDTRLNRPVAVKVLKPEYADDPMFRSRFEGEARSAAALHHPGIAGVYDYGAGPEDTVGADLPPYLVMELVDGQPLSTLLSNARASGRTLDTGVVQDLMAQAADALGVAHRAGIVHRDVKPANLLVTSDRTVKITDFGIARALDSVALTRTGSVMGTPQYLSPEQARGNPSTPASDVYSLGVVAFECLAGRRPFEAETPVATALAHLQQPVPQLPPSVPGPLAAVVRRALAKDPAERYADGAAFAEALRSPEVAAVTGPDEPDDGQTRVLTGVVPPVPVPVPATSGTATPEPMRRLDSPSAYAGDDPSRRRDGGDGGGEDDERTSPWPIAIAVLVVVAIAVVAAFLLLGGGDDDPIDTEATRSTPTTETTTEDTEPTEPTSEPAEPTTEAPKTVEVDQEQYTCFSNYRRAVDDLKADGLKVTWEQDSRTNDGSCAEGTVSRFSRNGTLTVGDAIVVYYWGAEPAEPTTPPTQPTTPTDPITLPTAPTDLTGGAQ; encoded by the coding sequence GTGACCGAGCAGAGCAGGTACGCCGACCGGGCCGGTCGCTATCGCCTCGACTCCATGATCGCCACCGGCGGCATGGGGGTGGTGTGGCGCGGCACCGACACTCGGTTGAACCGGCCCGTCGCGGTGAAGGTCCTCAAGCCCGAGTACGCCGACGACCCGATGTTCCGCAGCCGCTTCGAGGGCGAGGCGCGCAGCGCAGCCGCCCTGCACCACCCCGGGATCGCCGGGGTCTACGACTACGGCGCGGGCCCCGAGGACACCGTCGGCGCCGACCTGCCGCCGTACCTCGTCATGGAGCTGGTCGACGGGCAGCCGCTGTCCACACTGCTCTCCAACGCCCGCGCCAGCGGACGCACCCTCGACACCGGCGTCGTGCAGGACCTGATGGCCCAGGCCGCCGACGCGCTCGGTGTCGCCCACCGGGCCGGCATCGTGCACCGCGACGTGAAGCCGGCCAACCTGCTGGTCACCTCCGACCGCACGGTCAAGATCACCGACTTCGGCATCGCCCGCGCCCTCGACTCGGTCGCGCTCACCCGCACCGGCTCGGTGATGGGCACGCCGCAGTACCTCAGCCCCGAGCAGGCCCGCGGCAACCCCTCCACGCCCGCCTCCGACGTCTACTCCCTGGGTGTCGTCGCCTTCGAGTGCCTGGCCGGGCGCCGCCCGTTCGAGGCCGAGACGCCGGTCGCCACCGCGCTGGCCCACCTCCAGCAGCCGGTGCCGCAGCTGCCGCCGAGCGTCCCCGGGCCGCTGGCCGCGGTGGTCCGGCGCGCGCTCGCCAAGGACCCCGCCGAGCGGTACGCCGACGGCGCGGCCTTCGCCGAGGCGCTGCGCTCGCCCGAGGTCGCCGCCGTGACCGGGCCCGACGAGCCGGACGACGGCCAGACCCGGGTGCTGACCGGGGTCGTGCCGCCGGTGCCGGTCCCCGTGCCGGCCACGTCCGGCACCGCGACGCCCGAGCCGATGCGCCGCCTGGACAGCCCGTCGGCGTACGCCGGTGACGATCCGTCGCGCCGGCGCGACGGGGGCGACGGGGGTGGCGAGGACGACGAGCGCACCTCGCCCTGGCCGATCGCGATCGCCGTCCTGGTGGTGGTCGCGATCGCCGTGGTCGCGGCGTTCCTGCTGCTCGGCGGCGGCGATGACGACCCGATCGACACGGAGGCCACCCGGTCGACGCCGACGACCGAGACGACCACGGAGGACACCGAGCCCACCGAGCCGACCAGCGAGCCGGCGGAGCCGACCACGGAGGCGCCGAAGACGGTCGAGGTGGACCAGGAGCAGTACACCTGCTTCAGCAACTACCGGCGCGCCGTCGACGACCTCAAAGCCGACGGCCTCAAGGTCACCTGGGAGCAGGACTCCCGGACCAACGACGGCAGCTGCGCCGAGGGCACCGTGTCCCGGTTCTCCCGCAACGGCACGCTGACCGTCGGCGACGCGATCGTCGTCTACTACTGGGGAGCCGAGCCGGCGGAGCCGACCACGCCGCCCACCCAGCCGACGACACCGACCGACCCGATCACCCTGCCCACCGCTCCCACCGACCTCACCGGGGGTGCCCAGTGA
- a CDS encoding cell division protein CrgA, with protein sequence MAKSSRLSKRKEREVFGDPDRGPVLSVRFAIALVLVLGGIAWILYYYFGIRPTDGFGSIGSDGKVRQPGGPSFLADLEGKNYLIGFIAFFLGLMVSAHPKTPLGRGRGVVVGMLACFIIGLIWICIFYIFLTGDDPKNIPIMSDLGQKNLFVGIAFMAVGFAFATRWE encoded by the coding sequence GTGGCGAAGTCGTCCCGCCTGTCGAAGCGCAAGGAGCGCGAGGTCTTCGGCGACCCGGATCGTGGCCCCGTCCTGAGCGTCCGGTTCGCCATCGCGCTGGTCCTCGTCCTCGGCGGCATCGCCTGGATCCTGTACTACTACTTCGGCATCCGGCCGACCGACGGCTTCGGCAGCATCGGCTCCGACGGCAAGGTCCGCCAGCCCGGCGGCCCGTCCTTCCTCGCCGACCTCGAGGGCAAGAACTACCTGATCGGGTTCATCGCGTTCTTTCTCGGCCTGATGGTCTCGGCCCACCCGAAGACCCCGCTCGGCCGCGGTCGCGGCGTCGTGGTCGGGATGCTGGCCTGCTTCATCATCGGCCTGATCTGGATCTGCATCTTCTACATCTTCCTGACCGGCGACGACCCCAAGAACATCCCGATCATGAGCGACCTCGGACAGAAGAACCTGTTCGTCGGCATCGCGTTCATGGCCGTCGGCTTCGCCTTCGCCACCCGCTGGGAGTAG